The Triticum aestivum cultivar Chinese Spring chromosome 3A, IWGSC CS RefSeq v2.1, whole genome shotgun sequence genome includes a region encoding these proteins:
- the LOC123058616 gene encoding putative calcium-binding protein CML23 → MAASGEFTRVLSAFDQDGNGKISAAELRLCMKAALGGDMSAEEVQALMASADADGDGLLDEEEFVRLVREAEAGQEEEGDRCREAFGMYEMEGRGCITPLSLKLMMSRLGLHLDVDECQAMIRRFDLNGDGVLTFDEFKTMMMMA, encoded by the coding sequence ATGGCAGCATCAGGTGAGTTCACGCGCGTGCTCTCGGCGTTCGACCAGGACGGCAACGGCAAGATCTCCGCTGCCGAGCTGCGGCTCTGCATGAAGGCGGCGCTGGGTGGCGACATGTCGGCCGAGGAGGTGCAGGCCCTGATGGCGTCCGCGGACGCCGACGGTGACGGGCTGCTGGACGAGGAGGAGTTCGTGAGGCTGGTGCGGGAGGCGGAGGCCGGCCAGGAGGAAGAAGGGGACAGGTGCAGGGAGGCGTTCGGGATGTACGAGATGGAAGGGAGGGGCTGCATCACCCCGCTCAGCCTCAAGCTGATGATGAGCAGGCTGGGGCTGCACCTGGACGTCGACGAGTGCCAGGCCATGATCCGCCGGTTCGACCTCAACGGCGACGGGGTCCTCACCTTCGACGAGTTCAAGACCATGATGATGATGGCATGA
- the LOC123058617 gene encoding probable calcium-binding protein CML31, with product MVRMARAFSSFDCDSDGKISAAELRLYVEATLGDGISAEDAAALVESVDADGDGLLSEEEFLKLAAEGEGGEEDQRRRGLRDAFGVYEVEGRGCITPASLRRALSRLGASRDVGDCRAMIQRFDLNGVGVLTFDEFETMMDS from the coding sequence ATGGTGCGGATGGCCCGTGCCTTCTCATCCTTCGACTGCGACAGCGACGGCAAGATCTCGGCGGCCGAGCTGCGGCTCTACGTGGAGGCGACGCTCGGCGACGGCATATCGGCCGAGGACGCCGCGGCGCTCGTGGAGTCGGTGGACGCGGACGGCGACGGGCTGCTCAGCGAGGAGGAGTTCCTGAAGCTGGCGGccgagggggaggggggagaagaGGACCAGAGGCGCAGGGGTCTGAGGGACGCGTTCGGGGTGTACGAGGTGGAGGGGAGAGGGTGCATCACGCCGGCCAGCCTGAGGCGGGCGCTGAGCCGGCTGGGCGCCAGCCGGGACGTCGGCGACTGCCGCGCCATGATCCAGAGGTTCGATCTCAACGGAGTCGGGGTGCTCACCTTCGACGAGTTCGAGACCATGATGGACTCGTAG